A genomic region of Terriglobia bacterium contains the following coding sequences:
- a CDS encoding MerR family transcriptional regulator codes for MSAITNVVPAHQNGTRIKIGAVAKHFKISVDLLRLYEREGILIPLKSAKGTRYFTEQDYVWIETILRLVREARLNFAGIRHLLALLPCWEIRNCGFEKRSTCPITKDSTSPCWNNKACCQESQDCYTCPVYRSAPACENLNALLAKSPAAD; via the coding sequence ATGTCCGCTATTACAAATGTAGTTCCCGCGCACCAGAATGGGACGCGCATTAAAATTGGCGCGGTTGCGAAGCATTTCAAAATCTCCGTCGATCTCCTTCGCCTGTATGAGCGCGAAGGTATTCTCATCCCGTTGAAATCCGCGAAGGGTACGCGCTATTTCACCGAGCAGGATTATGTCTGGATCGAAACGATTCTGCGCCTGGTGCGCGAAGCGCGCCTCAACTTCGCCGGCATCCGCCATCTCCTTGCACTGCTCCCCTGCTGGGAGATCCGCAACTGCGGCTTTGAGAAAAGGTCCACATGCCCCATCACCAAGGACTCGACCAGTCCGTGCTGGAACAATAAGGCATGCTGCCAGGAGTCACAGGATTGCTACACCTGTCCGGTGTATCGCTCTGCCCCGGCCTGCGAAAATTTAAACGCGCTGCTCGCCAAGAGTCCAGCTGCAGACTGA
- the phoU gene encoding phosphate signaling complex protein PhoU, protein MRTKFQQGLDELKQKLLEMGGMAESAVEMATGAYLRRDASLCEKVFSREKEINAFERRIDELAIDMLAMQQPMAIDLRFVVAVLKINADLERVGDQAVNIAQRVLDLLKASPVDVPVDIGRMAGTVSTMVRRALESFLSAHADVAEAVLEMDNIVDRMKDEAFVTLVQKMKDDPTETQHYLDVLLISRNLERVADHATNIAEDVIFWVRGADVRHGAQLGMGTHPITEREV, encoded by the coding sequence ATGAGAACAAAATTCCAACAGGGCCTCGACGAATTGAAGCAAAAACTGCTGGAAATGGGCGGCATGGCGGAGAGTGCCGTCGAAATGGCCACGGGCGCTTATCTGCGCCGCGACGCATCACTGTGCGAGAAAGTTTTCTCCCGGGAGAAGGAGATCAACGCCTTCGAGCGCCGTATCGACGAACTGGCGATTGACATGTTGGCCATGCAGCAGCCCATGGCTATCGACCTCCGCTTCGTCGTCGCTGTCCTCAAGATCAACGCCGATCTCGAGCGCGTCGGCGACCAGGCCGTCAATATCGCGCAGCGTGTACTGGATCTCCTGAAGGCCAGCCCAGTCGACGTTCCGGTCGATATTGGACGGATGGCGGGAACCGTTTCAACCATGGTTCGCCGGGCGCTGGAGTCCTTCCTTTCAGCTCACGCTGACGTTGCCGAGGCGGTCCTTGAAATGGACAACATCGTCGACCGGATGAAAGATGAGGCCTTTGTCACCCTGGTCCAGAAGATGAAGGACGATCCCACGGAGACGCAACACTACCTCGACGTTTTGCTCATCTCACGCAATCTCGAGCGCGTCGCCGATCACGCAACCAACATCGCCGAAGACGTCATTTTCTGGGTGCGCGGAGCCGATGTGCGTCATGGTGCGCAACTCGGCATGGGCACACACCCGATTACGGAAAGAGAAGTCTGA
- the pstB gene encoding phosphate ABC transporter ATP-binding protein PstB, with protein sequence MGVAIEVRNLNAWFGKFQALQDINMHIEPSKATAIIGPSGCGKSTYVRCLNRMHETVPDAKVEGDVRVGDLEVYGNGTAAVDVRRRIGMVFQKPNPFPTMSIFDNVAAGLRLNGYRNRVELEEVVEHSLRLAALWDEVKDFLRKKSGASLSGGQQQRLCIARALAVQPEVLLMDEPASALDPISTGKIEELIFQLKEQYTVVIVTHNMQQAARVADSTGFFLMGKLIEFDKTEKIFTNPSDKRTEDYVTGRFG encoded by the coding sequence ATGGGTGTCGCAATCGAAGTGCGTAACCTGAACGCTTGGTTCGGTAAGTTCCAGGCGCTGCAGGACATCAACATGCATATCGAGCCCAGCAAGGCGACCGCCATTATCGGGCCGTCCGGCTGCGGCAAGTCGACCTACGTTCGCTGCCTCAATCGAATGCATGAGACCGTGCCGGACGCCAAGGTCGAAGGCGATGTTCGTGTCGGCGACCTCGAGGTTTATGGCAACGGGACCGCAGCCGTCGATGTACGCCGCCGCATCGGAATGGTCTTCCAGAAACCAAACCCATTTCCGACCATGTCGATCTTCGACAACGTTGCCGCCGGACTTCGCCTCAACGGATATCGCAATCGTGTCGAGTTGGAGGAGGTAGTAGAGCACTCCCTCCGCCTGGCAGCGCTGTGGGACGAAGTGAAGGATTTCCTGAGAAAGAAATCGGGCGCCAGCCTGTCAGGCGGCCAGCAGCAGCGGCTTTGCATTGCGCGCGCGCTGGCGGTTCAGCCCGAAGTCTTGCTCATGGACGAACCCGCATCGGCCCTCGATCCAATCTCGACGGGCAAAATTGAAGAACTGATTTTTCAACTGAAAGAGCAGTACACGGTCGTCATCGTGACGCATAATATGCAGCAGGCTGCGCGCGTCGCCGATTCTACCGGCTTCTTCCTGATGGGCAAGCTCATCGAGTTCGACAAAACCGAGAAGATCTTCACGAATCCTTCCGACAAGCGTACGGAAGATTACGTAACAGGCAGGTTCGGATGA
- the pstA gene encoding phosphate ABC transporter permease PstA yields MATAHISMFRRAKNHAASFAAVASAVLVIAPLMAIFGYLVIKGIGSINLAFLTNTPRPVGEAGGGMANAIIGSLIILGIASIIGVPLGTGAGVYMSEYGKHRYSTYVRFTADVLNGVPSIVIGIAAYSLVVLPQQHFSAFSGGVALGIMMIPTIARTTEEMLHMVPHAVREAAYGLGIPHWRSIVSIALRTARSGIITGVMLAFARVAGETAPLLFTAFGNQFWNLNPGQPTAALPLQVYVYAISPFDEWHRQAWAGALILIILIVVAVSVVRFATRKGRFSGA; encoded by the coding sequence ATGGCCACTGCTCACATCAGCATGTTTCGCCGTGCAAAGAACCACGCAGCATCTTTTGCCGCGGTTGCGTCTGCTGTGCTGGTAATCGCGCCGCTGATGGCGATTTTCGGCTACCTGGTCATCAAAGGAATCGGCTCGATCAATCTTGCATTTCTGACGAACACGCCGAGACCGGTTGGCGAAGCCGGCGGCGGTATGGCCAATGCCATTATCGGGTCGCTGATCATTCTCGGAATCGCGAGCATTATTGGGGTGCCGCTCGGGACCGGCGCCGGTGTTTACATGAGCGAGTACGGGAAGCATCGATACTCCACGTACGTGCGCTTCACGGCCGACGTCCTGAACGGCGTTCCATCCATTGTGATCGGCATTGCCGCATACTCGCTCGTGGTGCTGCCCCAGCAACACTTCTCGGCTTTCTCCGGCGGAGTCGCGCTCGGAATCATGATGATTCCGACCATCGCCCGTACGACCGAAGAAATGCTGCACATGGTTCCCCACGCGGTTCGTGAAGCGGCCTACGGGTTGGGAATACCACACTGGCGGTCGATCGTTTCAATCGCTCTGCGCACGGCGCGTTCGGGAATCATCACTGGAGTGATGCTGGCATTTGCCCGTGTCGCCGGAGAAACGGCGCCACTGCTGTTCACCGCGTTCGGCAACCAGTTCTGGAATTTGAATCCCGGCCAGCCTACCGCGGCGCTGCCGCTGCAGGTTTATGTATACGCGATTTCGCCCTTTGACGAGTGGCACCGGCAGGCGTGGGCCGGCGCCCTGATTCTAATTATTTTGATTGTCGTGGCTGTCAGCGTCGTCCGCTTCGCCACGCGCAAGGGAAGGTTTAGCGGTGCTTAA